The segment TGAGCGCACCGGCGGCGAGAGAGCCATGCACGGCGCCCGCAGCGCCCGCCTCGGACTGCATCTGGCGGATGTTCACCACCTGGCCAAAGATGTTCTTGAGGCCTTTGGCGGCCCATTCGTCGGCGATTTCACCCATGGTGGACGACGGGGTGATGGGGTAGATGGCTGCGGCCTCGCTCATGGCGTAGGCCACGTGCGTGGTGGCTGTGTTGCCATCCATGGTCTTCATTTTCTTTGCCATGTTCGTATCCCTCTTTTCAGATGGAAAGGTTTGGACTGGTTGGTAGCGTAGCAATGGACCTAGATGAATTTTGATGACTTCGCAACTTGTGTGCCAAAAGGAACATGTCTCAAAAAATATCATCATTTCAATTTGTTGGTGGCTCATTAAGCGTGGCTGCATTTCAGGCGAAACGATTTGTCCGAAAAAACGGGCAGCAAGTGCCGTGAACCGGACAGGCTGGTCCGCTATGTCCATGCGTTAGTCTGAAATTCCGGACAGACTTTCGGCCACAGGGGGTTCAGCGACCGAATACCGCCAGATTGGGCTGGCGTCCCGTCCCGTCCTGCGCTAGATTTCCCCATGGTCGAGAAAAGCAATCATTACGAGTAGGGAATCTCCATGGATTACTGCGAGCTGCCACTTCCCGAAGGGCCATGGCGCAAGGCCGTCCAGGCTGCACCGCGCTTTCTGCCGTTTTTGTCCTGGCTGCCGGACGTGAGTGCGCGCAGCCTCAAGGCCGACCTCTGGGCCGGACTCACCGGGGCGGTCATTGTGCTGCCGCAGGGTGTGGCCTTTGCGGCCATAGCTGGGCTCCCGCCGCAGTACGGCCTGTACGCGGCCATGGTCCCGGTGATCATCGCCGCGCTCTTTGGATCGTCCATGCACTTGGTCTCCGGGCCAACCACAGCGATTTCCCTGGTGATTCTGGCGAATGTGAGCCATTTTGCGGAGCCGGGCAGCGCGGAGTACATCCGCCTGGTGCTCACCCTCACCCTTTTGGCCGGGATGTTCCAGCTGGGGCTTGGCTTGGCGCGGCTGGGCGCGGTGGTGAACTTCGTGTCGCATTCGGTGGTGACCGGTTTCACCGCTGGCGCGGCCATCCTCATCGCCACCAGCCAGCTGGGCGGATTCTTCGGCGTCGAGATGCCCGGCGGCGGCGGTGTTTGGGCCAGCTGGCGGCATTTGCTCACGCATTTGCCCCAGTCGAATCCCCGGGTGCTGGGGCTGGGCGTGTTCACCATGTTGGTGGTGCTGGCCGTGCGCCGCCTCAACCCCAGGCTGCCCGCGCTGCTTCTGGCCATGGTTGCGGCCAGCCTGGCCGCCGCGCTTTTGGACGGCGCGTCCCATGGGGTGCGGCTGGTGGGCGCTTTGCCCGCCTCCCTGCCTCCCCTCTCGCTGCCGCTGCCGGGATTCGACGAGGTGCGCCAGCTGGTGCCCGGCGCATTGGCCATCGCCATGCTGGGCCTGGCCGAGGCGGTCTCCATAGCCCGCGCCGTGGCCGTGCGCTCGCAGCAGCGCATCGACAACTCCCAGGAGTTCATCGGCCAGGGGCTGGCCAATGTGGTGGGCAGCTTTTTTTCGGCATACGCGTCCTCGGGCTCCTTCACCCGCACCGGGCTCAACTTCGAGGCCGGCGCCAAAACTCCGCTGGCGGCGGTGTTTTCGGCCCTGCTTCTTGCGGCCATCGTGCTGCTGGTGGCCCCGCTTACCGCGCATCTGCCCCTGGCGGCAATGAGCGGCGTGATTCTGTTGGTGGCGGCCAATCTGGTGGACCTGGACGGCATCCGGCACATCCTGCGCACGGACAAGAGCGAAGCGGGCGTGCTGGCCGTGACCTTCCTGGCGACGCTCTTTGTGCAGATGGAGTTCGCCATCTTCTGCGGGGTCATCCTCTCCCTGCTCATGTACCTCAAGCGCACCTCGCATCCGGGATTCACCGTGCTGGCCCCGGACCCGGACAGCCTGCGGCGGCCCCTGGTGAACGTCGAGCGCAAGCCCGTTCCGGAATGTCCGCAGCTGAAAATCCTGCGCCTGGACGGCAGCATCTTCTTCGGCGCGGCGACGCACATTTCCGAGGAACTGCACCGCATCATGAACACCTTCCCGGAGCAGTGCCACATCCTCATCGTGGGCAGCGGCATCAATTTTATCGACGCCACCGGCTGCCGGATGCTCTACGACGAGGCTTTGAGCCTCAAGCTCTCTGGACGGGACATGTTCTTCTGCGGGCTCAAAAGCGAGGTGCGCGAAGTGCTGGAACGCGGCCTGTGCTTGAAGCGCCTGGGCGGCCGGCATATTTTTGATACCGAGGCCGAGGCCATTGCGCGCATGGTGCCCCGGCTGGACCCGGAGCGCTGCGCCTGCTGCCACACGCGCGTGTTCCGCGAGTGCGAGCACATGCCCGGCGGCGAGCACTACCAGCCGCTGGGCGGCACTAGCGTGTAAGAAGCTCCCAGGCCGTGCGCGCGAACCAGCCCGCGTAGCCCAGCAGCATGATGCCAAGCCCGCGCATGACCAGGACATAGCCCCGGCCGCCCAAGAGCGGGCCGAAGCGTCCGGTGAGCATCGCCACCAGCACCTTGGCCCCCACCAGGCAACCGAAGAAGCCGCACAGGAAGGCCACGGCCGCAGACGCCCCGCCGGCCCAGGCCTGGGTCAGCAGCGGCGCGCCCACCGTGCCCCAGAACAGATAGGGGCTGGGGTTCAGCAGGTTGGCGAACACGCCTTTTCGGAAGGATTGGGGCTGCACGGGGATGGGCGTTTCGTTCGGCGGGCGGAAGCGCAGGCTTCCAAGGGCGCACCGGCAGAGGTAAGCCGCGCCGCAGAGGGTGAGGGTGGCGAGGAGGCGCGGGTGTTCTGCCAAGCCTGAGGTGAGCAGCAGGGCGCAAAGCACGATGGGCGCGTCGGTCACAAGGGGCGAGGCCGCCACCTTGGCCCCTTCGCGAACGGAGAAGGCCAGGGTCTGCACGATGACCAGGGCCAGCAGCGGTCCTGGGGAAAGACCCGCCGAGAGGCCCAGGGCGGCTCCGGCAAACAGGGCGCTCGCGGGGTCGCCCATGGTCATGGGAACGGGCAGACCCCGTCCTCGAAGCGACCGAGAAACGCCTCGGCCTGGGCCTCGGGCAGGGGCTTGGCGAACAGGTAGCCCTGGAAGAATTCACAGCCGAGGTCCAGCAGAATGCTTTGCTGCCGCCGGGTCTCCACGCCCTCGGCCACCACGTCCATGCGCAGGCTCGTGGCCAGCTGGATGATGGCCTTGACGATCTCCAGGTTTTCCTTGCCGTGCTCCAGCATGTGCACGAAGGACAGGTCGATCTTCAGGTGGTCCAGGGGCAGGCGCGTGAGATAGGCCAGGCTGGAGTACCCGGTGCCGAAGTCGTCCACCGAGAAGGTGACCCCCATTTCGCGCAATTCCGCAAGCTTGTTCAGCACCGTTGTGCCGCTCTGCATCAGCGCGGTTTCGGTCACTTCCAGCTTGAGGTTTTTGGTGGGCAGCCCCGTCTCCGCGAGGATGTCGCGCACGCGCGGCAGAAAGTCCGGCCGGGGCACCTGCTGGGGCGAGAGGTTCACGGAAAGCACCGCGTCGCGCAGGTGGGGGTGGCGCCGCCGCCAGCTGTTCAGAATGCGCGAGCCCTCGCGCAGGGCCCAGTAGCCCAGCTCCACCACCTTGCCCGATTCCTCCGCGATGGGGATGAACTCTCCGGGCATGACGAGCCCGCGTTCCGGGTGCCGCCAGCGCGCCAGGGCCTCGAAGCCGAACAGACCCTGCTGTTTGCCCATTTGCACGATGGGCTGGAATTCCAGGAAGAATTCGCCCCGCGCAATGGCCCGGTCCATCTCGTTTTCCAGCCGCACCACCTTGAGCGTTTGGGCCAGCAGCGAAGGGGTGAAGCTCTTGACGCGGTTTTTGCCCATGGATTTGGCCCGGTGCATGGCCAGGGTGGCGTTGCGCAGCACCTCCTCGGCGCTGTCCGCCGGGGTCTGGCCCAGGGCTAGGCCGATGCTCGCGGTGACGCTGAGTTCCTGCCCGCGCGCCGTAACCGGCGCGGCCAGGGCATGGCGGATGCGCCGGATGGCCTGGATGGGGCGTTTGTAGGAGTCGAACTCCTCCATGACCACCACGAATTCGTCCCCGCCCGTGCGGGCCACGGTGTCCAACTCGCGCACGCAGGCGCGCAGGCGCGCGGCCGTCTCGATCAGCAGCGCGTCGCCAGCGGTGTGGCCCAGGGATTCGTTGACGAGCTTGAAGCGGTCCAGGTCGATGAGGATGACGGCGTAGCGGTAGTCGGGCCGCCTGCGCACGCGCTGCAGCGCGGTGTCGATGCGCTCCACGCACAGCGAGCGGTTGGCGATGCCCGTAAGGGGATCGTGCAGGGCCTGGTGGCGCAGGCGCGTCTCCAGGCGCTTCTGCTCGGTGTGGTCCAGGAACATCAGCGCGCACACGCGGGGCTCTATCTGGAAGCAATGCACCTCGTAGGCTCCGGCAGCCTGCTCGTCCCTGTAGGTGTTGCGCTCGGTCCGCCAGAGCTCTCCGTGGGAGCAGGCGCGCTCTATGCGCCGCCGGGGTTCGGCGCCGGACAGTTCCGGAAAAGCCGCCTCCAGCGGCTGTCCCAAAAGCGGACCGTGGTCGCGATGCAGGATTTTGTCCGCGGCGGGGTTGGCCGCCACCAGCAGCAGTCTGCCGCTGGGGGTGAGGCGGTACACATGCATCCCCAGGGGTGATTGGCGGAACAGGGCATCGGCGCGGCGCTCGGCCTCGCGCAGGGCGTTTTGTGCCGCGGCGCGATCCGTCACATCGACGCCGGAAGCCCAGCCGACCCAGCCGGTCACGGGTTGGGCATGGCGGTTTCTGTTCCACACGATGGTTCTGTCGCCGCCATCACGCGCGCGCATGACGGCTTCGCAACAGTCCGGACCCTCTTCCCCGGTGTGCCAGGCCCGCATCCTCTGGCGCCGTTCCGGGTCGGGGTACAGGCGTTCCATGATGTCGGCGGCGCCCAGCGCCTCGTCTGCGGTGTAGCCCAGCGCGCGCTCGCACTCCCTGTTCCAGAACGCCACGCGGCCATGTTCGTCGAAGGCCATGAGCAGCATGGACAGGCCCATGACCAGGGCCTCCAGGCGTTTCTGGTGCAGGGCGCAGGCAAGCTCCGTGTCGCGCAGGGGGGTCAGGTCCAGCACATGTCCGGCCGTAAGCCCGCCGCCGTCCATGGCCTCGCGCAGGACGCACACCACGTGCTCGCGACCGTTCCAGGTCAGCACGCGTTCGCTGGCATGGCGCTCCACGCCCGTCGGCGGTGGGAAGAACAGGGCTTCCGATGCGCCCAAAAGCGCCTCGGCGGGCTTGCCCAGCACGGTGCACGCGGCCCGGTTGACAAAGGCCAGTCGGCCTTTGCGGTCCGTGGCGAACACCGGCAGGCTCAAGGAATCGAGAATGCTGGAAAGCGCCCGGAGCGGAAGCCCCCGCCTCGGCGTCTTGCCGGAGGACGGGGCCGTATGTGGGCTGGGGCTCGCCGCGAGGGGGAACGGCTTGGAGCTCATGGTCACCTGATCGTTTGGTCCGTGTTACGAAACAAATACCATTATCCAAGCGCAAATGCAAAGGGGGGGAGAGGGATTGCCGCGGTCCCGCCATGATGCTAGGCTGACGGCAGGGCCGGGCCGCCATTCGGCGTTGGCCATGTTCTTCAAGGAGGGTGCGATGCTGAAGGATTTCAAAGAATTCATCATGCGCGGCAACGTGGTGGACATGGCCGTGGGCATCGTCATCGGCGCGTCCTTCGGGGGCATCGTCAAGTCCCTGGTGGACGATGTGCTCATGCCGCCCATCGGATTGCTGCTCGGTCGGGTGGATTTTTCCAACCTCTACGTTGTGCTGCGCGAGGGCGCGACGCCCGGACCTTACGCCGCCCTGGTCGAGGCCAAGAAGGCTGGCGCGGTGACGCTCAATCTGGGCCTGTTCGCCAACACGGTCATCAGCTTTCTCATTGTGGGCATGGCGATTTTTCTGGTGGTGCGCGCCATGAACCGCCTGCGCGACATGCAGAAAAAGGACGAGCCCGCCGCCGCGCCCACCACGCGCGAATGTCCGTATTGCGCCACGAGCATCAGCGTGAAGGCCGTGCGCTGCCCCAACTGCACCTCGCAGCTGGATTCCTAGGACTGCCGCCCCGCCAGGGCCGCGTAGCTCCGCACGGGTTCGCGGCCTTCCAGGGCCAGACGCGCCCCGGTGGCAAGGGCCAGCATTTCGTCCACCTGGGGCAGGGCCAGCACCGGGGCCAGAAAGCGCACCCGTCGCGAAATCTCCTCCACCAGCAGGGGGCTGCGCGACATGCCCCCGGTAAGCACGATGGCGGCCGGGCCGCCGCTGGCGTCCTCCTGCAGGGCCGCCGCCATGGCACCCACGAACTTGGCCACGCCGTAGGCCATGGCCTGGATGACCGCACCGCACGCCGCATCGCCCTCGTGGAAGCGCCGCTCCACCTCGCGCAGGTCGTTGGTTCCTGTGTGGGCGTACATGCCGCCGCTGGTCAGAATCTCCTTGCGCAGCCGCACGGGGTCGTCCCCGGCGCGGACCATCTCCACCAGCACCAGGGCGGGCAGGGCGCCCGCCCGTTCCGCGCTCATGGGCCCTTCGCCGTCCACGCCGTTGGTCACGTCCACCACGCGGCCCCGGTCGTGCGCGCCCACGCTGACCCCGCCGCCCAGGTGCGCCACAACGAATGTGGCGTCCTCGTAGCGCAGGCCGAGGTGGCGCGCGGCCAGACGCCCGGCCATGCGCTGCGAGAGCGCATGGAACACCGAACGCCTGCGGATGCGCGGCAGTCCCGTCATCCGGGCGATGTCCCGCAGTTCGTCCGTCACCGGCGGATCGACCACAAAGGCCGGGCAGCCGCACGCAGCGGCGAAGCGCAGGGCCAGGGGCGCGCCCAGGTTGCAGGGATGCTCGCCGTGGGCTCCGGCGGCCAGCTCCGCCAGCATCGCCGCATCCACGGCGTACACGCCGCCGGGCAGCGGCCGCAGCAAGCCGCCCCGTCCGGACACGGCGGCATATGCGCCGGGCGCGGCGGCGAAGCCCGCGTCGGCCAAGGCCTGCTCGATGGCGGCCAGGCGCAGGGGCAGTTGCGCTCCAACGCCGCCGCAGGCGGAGAGTTCGGCCTTGGGGTGGCGCAGTTCCACGGAGAAGCGCGGCGCATCGCCCTCGAACACGGCAAGCTTGGTGGAGGTGGAGCCAGGATTCAGGCACAGGATGCGCGCGTTCATGAACGAACTCCGGTTTCGTGCGCGCCCTGCCGGGCCAGGAACACGGCCAGGGCGATGGATGCCAGCTTGGAGCGGTCGGAGTCGCCGCGCGAGGGCACAACCACCGGGGCCTTGCTGCCAACCACAACGCTGGCCACGGGAGCGCCGAGCAGGGTGCTCACGGCTTTGTGCAGGATGTTTCCGGATTCGATGTCCGGAGCGAGCAGGATGTCCGCATGTCCGGCCACGGGGCTGTCCACGCCTTTCAGCCTTGCGGAGACGGGCGACACCGCCAGATCCAGGGCCAGCGGTCCGGCCACCTGGGCATCGCCGAAGGCCCCTTCCGCGCCCATCTTGGCCAGCAGATCGGCGTCGAGGGTGGCGGGCATGGCCGGGAAGTTGACCTTTTCCGTGGCGGCGAGCACGGCGGCGCGTGGCCTGGGAATGCCCAGCGCCCGCGCCACGGCCAGGGCGTTCTTGAGGATGTCCGCCTTGCGCTGGAGGCTGGGGCGGATGTTCACGCCCGCATCGCTGAGGAGCATGAGCCGGGGCGGCTGCGAGCCCGCCGGGGCGGCCGGGGCGTCGAAGACGCTCACCAGGCTCAGGATGCCGCCGGGCGCGACCAGATTCGCGTCCTTGGCGAGCACCGCCTTGAGCAGGGTGGCCGTGGACACGAGCCCCTTCATGAGGAGCTGGACCCTGCCTTGCCGATAAAGGTCCACGGCCTTGTGCACGGCCTCGGCGTCGTCCGGGCAGTCGATGAATTCGAACCCTGCAAGGGCGCACCCCAGTTCCGCGGCCACGGCCTGTGTGCGTTCCTTTTGTCCGATGAACACCGGCTCGGCCAGCCCCAGCGTTGCGGCGTCCAGGGCGGCGCGCAGCACGAACGGTTCGGCGCAGGGCGCGATGGCCACGCGCAGGCGGGCGCCTTGCCCGCGCACGGCCTGGGTGATGCGCTCCAGGCTGTCCACGGGCTACTCGTCGCCGCGCTTGAGCGCGATTTTTCCCGTGCGCGCCATGGAGAGGATGCCGAAGGGCTCCAGCATCCGGATGAGGCCTTCCACGCGCTCGGCATCGCCGGAAAGCTCCACGGTGATGCTGCCTTCGCCCAGGCCCACCACTCCGGCGCGGAAGACCTCCAGGATCTGCATGAGTTGGGAGAGGCTTTCGCCGTTGCGGCGCACTTTCAAAAGCACCAGTTCGCGGTCCACGAACTCGCGCCGGGAAAGGTCGTCCACCTGGATGACAAAGGCCATGCGGTCCACCGCGTCGACGATGTCGCCGGTGTCGCCGGGCTGGTCGTCCGGGGTTTCGAAGCAGATGACCATGCGCGAGACGTCCGGATTTTCGGTCTCGCCGCTGGAGATGCTGCGGATGTTGAGCCCGCGGCGCTTGAATTCCTCGGCCATTTCGGCCAGCACGCCGCTGCGGTTGGCCACCAGGGCGGAGATGGTGTGTTTCACGGCAGTCGTCCTCCATGCCGGGGCGGATGAATCCATGGTCCTGCAATCCCTGCCACAGTACAGCATTCCCGCCTGGAAGCAAAGGCCATCCCGATGTGGACGCTTGCCAATCTTTGCCGTCCGGGATAGGAATTCTATATGGAGCAGAGGAGCATTCCCCCCATCATCGAGCGCGAAGCGGGGCCCTTGTGAGGGTGCGCTGCCACGGCGCGCGGGGCTCCGTTCCGGTCTCAGGGCCGGAACATCTGCGCTACGGCGGCGACACCTCATGTCTGGAGGTCCGCTCCAGCCGAGGCGATCTCCTCATCCTGGACGCGGGCACGGGCATCCGGTTGCTGGGCTGCGAACTTTTGGGCCATGAGCCCTTCGACCTGACGATCCTGTTCAGCCATTACCATTGGGACCACATCCAGGGCCTGCCGTTTTTCAAGCCCCTGTACGACCCCCGGGTCACCCTGCGCCTGGGCGGCTGCCGCGATGCGCGCGGCGAACTGACCCGCGTGCTCTCACGGGCGCTTCGCCCGCCGTTGTTCCCTGTGCCCTTCGAAAAGGTTCCCGCCAGGATCGAGGTCGCGCCTTTCGAGAACGAGTCCCTGCGCGTCGGCGCGTTGTCCGTGCGGCGCATCGCCACGTCGCACCCCAACCGCGGGGCGGGCTTCCGCATCGAGGAGAACGGGCGGAGCCTCGTTTATTTGACGGACAACGAGCTTTCTCTCCGGCACAGGGGAGGGCTTTCCTTCGCCGACTACGCCGCGTTTTGCCGCGGGGCCGATCTGCTCATCCACGATGCGGAGTATACGCCCGAGGAGTATCCCCATCGCCGGGGCTGGGGGCATTCGCATTTCATGGAGGTCGCGGCCCTGGCCCGAGAGGCCAAAGTGGGGCGGTTGGGCCTGTTCCACCACAACCAGGAGCGCACGGACCAGGCGCTGGACCAGATTGTGGAACGTTGCCGGGCGCTGTTCGACCGGCCCGGCGATCCCGCGTGCGAGGCACTGGGGCAGGGCTGGGCGGCGGACATCCCTGCGTGAAGGCGGATTGCGCGCGGTCCTTGCGGGCCGGGCGTCCAAGGGGGTGCGGCACTTGATTTATCCCCCCATACGTGCCACACCAACACCTGCCGCGCAAGGCGGCCTTGAAAGAACCCGGAGACAAGGGGGGACAATGCGCGCGCTCATTGTGGATGACGATTTCTACAGCCGCATCGTGCTGCACGACATGCTCCGGGCCGTGGCGGAGTGCCACATCGCCGTCAATGGCGAAGAGGCCGTCGGGGCTTTCAAGAAGGCGCTTGAGGATGGCCGCGGTTATGATCTCGTGTGCATGGACCTTGTCATGCCCGAGATGGACGGCCAGCAGGCCCTGCGGGAGATGCGCGCCCTGGAGGATGATCTGGGCGTGGCCGCCGCCGAACGCTGCGTTGTGTTCGTCGTCAGCATGGTGGAGGACAACCGCGAGACCAACGAGGCTTTTTTTCTTGGCGGCGCGGACAGCTTCCTGGTCAAACCCATCGAGGAGGCCCGGCTTT is part of the Humidesulfovibrio mexicanus genome and harbors:
- a CDS encoding SulP family inorganic anion transporter; the encoded protein is MDYCELPLPEGPWRKAVQAAPRFLPFLSWLPDVSARSLKADLWAGLTGAVIVLPQGVAFAAIAGLPPQYGLYAAMVPVIIAALFGSSMHLVSGPTTAISLVILANVSHFAEPGSAEYIRLVLTLTLLAGMFQLGLGLARLGAVVNFVSHSVVTGFTAGAAILIATSQLGGFFGVEMPGGGGVWASWRHLLTHLPQSNPRVLGLGVFTMLVVLAVRRLNPRLPALLLAMVAASLAAALLDGASHGVRLVGALPASLPPLSLPLPGFDEVRQLVPGALAIAMLGLAEAVSIARAVAVRSQQRIDNSQEFIGQGLANVVGSFFSAYASSGSFTRTGLNFEAGAKTPLAAVFSALLLAAIVLLVAPLTAHLPLAAMSGVILLVAANLVDLDGIRHILRTDKSEAGVLAVTFLATLFVQMEFAIFCGVILSLLMYLKRTSHPGFTVLAPDPDSLRRPLVNVERKPVPECPQLKILRLDGSIFFGAATHISEELHRIMNTFPEQCHILIVGSGINFIDATGCRMLYDEALSLKLSGRDMFFCGLKSEVREVLERGLCLKRLGGRHIFDTEAEAIARMVPRLDPERCACCHTRVFRECEHMPGGEHYQPLGGTSV
- a CDS encoding LysE family translocator produces the protein MTMGDPASALFAGAALGLSAGLSPGPLLALVIVQTLAFSVREGAKVAASPLVTDAPIVLCALLLTSGLAEHPRLLATLTLCGAAYLCRCALGSLRFRPPNETPIPVQPQSFRKGVFANLLNPSPYLFWGTVGAPLLTQAWAGGASAAVAFLCGFFGCLVGAKVLVAMLTGRFGPLLGGRGYVLVMRGLGIMLLGYAGWFARTAWELLTR
- a CDS encoding EAL domain-containing protein, which codes for MSSKPFPLAASPSPHTAPSSGKTPRRGLPLRALSSILDSLSLPVFATDRKGRLAFVNRAACTVLGKPAEALLGASEALFFPPPTGVERHASERVLTWNGREHVVCVLREAMDGGGLTAGHVLDLTPLRDTELACALHQKRLEALVMGLSMLLMAFDEHGRVAFWNRECERALGYTADEALGAADIMERLYPDPERRQRMRAWHTGEEGPDCCEAVMRARDGGDRTIVWNRNRHAQPVTGWVGWASGVDVTDRAAAQNALREAERRADALFRQSPLGMHVYRLTPSGRLLLVAANPAADKILHRDHGPLLGQPLEAAFPELSGAEPRRRIERACSHGELWRTERNTYRDEQAAGAYEVHCFQIEPRVCALMFLDHTEQKRLETRLRHQALHDPLTGIANRSLCVERIDTALQRVRRRPDYRYAVILIDLDRFKLVNESLGHTAGDALLIETAARLRACVRELDTVARTGGDEFVVVMEEFDSYKRPIQAIRRIRHALAAPVTARGQELSVTASIGLALGQTPADSAEEVLRNATLAMHRAKSMGKNRVKSFTPSLLAQTLKVVRLENEMDRAIARGEFFLEFQPIVQMGKQQGLFGFEALARWRHPERGLVMPGEFIPIAEESGKVVELGYWALREGSRILNSWRRRHPHLRDAVLSVNLSPQQVPRPDFLPRVRDILAETGLPTKNLKLEVTETALMQSGTTVLNKLAELREMGVTFSVDDFGTGYSSLAYLTRLPLDHLKIDLSFVHMLEHGKENLEIVKAIIQLATSLRMDVVAEGVETRRQQSILLDLGCEFFQGYLFAKPLPEAQAEAFLGRFEDGVCPFP
- the mscL gene encoding large-conductance mechanosensitive channel protein MscL; amino-acid sequence: MLKDFKEFIMRGNVVDMAVGIVIGASFGGIVKSLVDDVLMPPIGLLLGRVDFSNLYVVLREGATPGPYAALVEAKKAGAVTLNLGLFANTVISFLIVGMAIFLVVRAMNRLRDMQKKDEPAAAPTTRECPYCATSISVKAVRCPNCTSQLDS
- the buk gene encoding butyrate kinase — translated: MNARILCLNPGSTSTKLAVFEGDAPRFSVELRHPKAELSACGGVGAQLPLRLAAIEQALADAGFAAAPGAYAAVSGRGGLLRPLPGGVYAVDAAMLAELAAGAHGEHPCNLGAPLALRFAAACGCPAFVVDPPVTDELRDIARMTGLPRIRRRSVFHALSQRMAGRLAARHLGLRYEDATFVVAHLGGGVSVGAHDRGRVVDVTNGVDGEGPMSAERAGALPALVLVEMVRAGDDPVRLRKEILTSGGMYAHTGTNDLREVERRFHEGDAACGAVIQAMAYGVAKFVGAMAAALQEDASGGPAAIVLTGGMSRSPLLVEEISRRVRFLAPVLALPQVDEMLALATGARLALEGREPVRSYAALAGRQS
- a CDS encoding phosphate acyltransferase; this encodes MDSLERITQAVRGQGARLRVAIAPCAEPFVLRAALDAATLGLAEPVFIGQKERTQAVAAELGCALAGFEFIDCPDDAEAVHKAVDLYRQGRVQLLMKGLVSTATLLKAVLAKDANLVAPGGILSLVSVFDAPAAPAGSQPPRLMLLSDAGVNIRPSLQRKADILKNALAVARALGIPRPRAAVLAATEKVNFPAMPATLDADLLAKMGAEGAFGDAQVAGPLALDLAVSPVSARLKGVDSPVAGHADILLAPDIESGNILHKAVSTLLGAPVASVVVGSKAPVVVPSRGDSDRSKLASIALAVFLARQGAHETGVRS
- the ilvN gene encoding acetolactate synthase small subunit — translated: MKHTISALVANRSGVLAEMAEEFKRRGLNIRSISSGETENPDVSRMVICFETPDDQPGDTGDIVDAVDRMAFVIQVDDLSRREFVDRELVLLKVRRNGESLSQLMQILEVFRAGVVGLGEGSITVELSGDAERVEGLIRMLEPFGILSMARTGKIALKRGDE
- a CDS encoding MBL fold metallo-hydrolase translates to MRVRCHGARGSVPVSGPEHLRYGGDTSCLEVRSSRGDLLILDAGTGIRLLGCELLGHEPFDLTILFSHYHWDHIQGLPFFKPLYDPRVTLRLGGCRDARGELTRVLSRALRPPLFPVPFEKVPARIEVAPFENESLRVGALSVRRIATSHPNRGAGFRIEENGRSLVYLTDNELSLRHRGGLSFADYAAFCRGADLLIHDAEYTPEEYPHRRGWGHSHFMEVAALAREAKVGRLGLFHHNQERTDQALDQIVERCRALFDRPGDPACEALGQGWAADIPA
- a CDS encoding response regulator, which codes for MRALIVDDDFYSRIVLHDMLRAVAECHIAVNGEEAVGAFKKALEDGRGYDLVCMDLVMPEMDGQQALREMRALEDDLGVAAAERCVVFVVSMVEDNRETNEAFFLGGADSFLVKPIEEARLLAELREHRLLD